One Cucurbita pepo subsp. pepo cultivar mu-cu-16 chromosome LG07, ASM280686v2, whole genome shotgun sequence genomic region harbors:
- the LOC111799129 gene encoding mechanosensitive ion channel protein 1, mitochondrial-like: MRLFILNSIYSASKSYLNPCSFQYCKSYTKISEYVNRVLRPSVVLNKQYYKDESHSLKNVSRTGFLRAPSVCRLHTPSYGTHPAATFSPASPVKYWNTIPPTSLGYLSNPRFYSSTSSRKADITGDTGVPLASSGVEADISNPPDVGRDWLERVKDGWQSAVDAASFTGQKAREVSDEFSPHVDKILDSHPYLKNEIAPVGMTLTATLLAWVVMPRLLRRFHKYSMRSPVAILSGSTSIEEIPYEKSFWGALEDPLRYLVTFYAFSQIGKMVAPTAIASEFVSQACRGAVILSLVWFIYRWKTNVFSRALASQNFSGLDREKLLTLDKVSSVGLFAIGLMALAEASGVAVQSMLTVGGIGGVATAFAARDILGNVLSGLTMQFSQPFSLGDTIKAGAIEGQVIEMGLMTTSLLSAEKFPIVVPNSLFSSQVIINKSRAQWRAITKKIPFQVADFSTVSKISDDIKSMLRSHPKVFLGKEAPYCFLSQIESSYAELTIGCNLKRMGKEELFSTEQDILLQSVQIMKENGATLGN; this comes from the exons ATGAGGCTTTTCATTCTCAATTCGATTTATAGTGCCTCCAAATCTTATTTGAATCCGTGCTCATTTCAATATTGCAAGTCTTACACAAAGATTTCTGAGTATGTTAACCGAGTTCTTAGACCGAGTGTTGTTCTAAATAAACAATACTACAAAGATGAATCTCACAGCTTGAAGAACGTCTCACGTACTGGTTTCCTAAGAGCACCCTCTGTATGTCGTCTACACACACCAAGTTATGGTACACATCCCGCTGCTACTTTTTCCCCCGCATCTCCAGTGAAATATTGGAACACTATCCCTCCTACGTCTCTTGGCTATCTGTCAAACCCTCGATTCTATTCATCGACTTCTAGCAGGAAAGCGGATATTACTGGAGATACTGGTGTTCCACTAGCTTCCTCTGGTGTTGAAGCAGATATCAGTAACCCCCCCGATGTTGGAAGAGACTGGCTTGAAAGAGTCAAGGATGGTTGGCAGAGTGCTGTCGATGCAGCATCTTTTACCGGACAGAAGGCTAGAGAAGTGTCTGATGAATTCTCTCCTCATGTAGATAAGATCCTAGATTCACATCCATAtctgaaaaatgaaattgctCCTGTTGGTATGACCTTAACTGCTACTCTTTTGGCTTGGGTGGTAATGCCTAGGCTTTTGAGGAGATTCCACAAGTATTCAATGCGAAGTCCTGTTGCCATACTTTCTGGAAGCACATCAATTGAGGAAATTCCCTATGAGAAAAGCTTTTGGGGTGCCTTAGAGGATCCTTTGCGATATCTTGTTACCTTCTATGCATTTTCTCAAAT TGGCAAGATGGTTGCACCAACTGCCATAGCATCAGAGTTTGTATCACAGGCGTGCAGGGGGGCTGTCATCCTTTCTCTTGTATGGTTTATTTATCGCTGGAAAACAAATGTGTTCTCTCGAGCATTGGCCTCCCAAAATTTTTCAGGGCTTGATCGGGAAAAGTTACTTACCCTCGACAAAGTTTCATCTGTTGGCCTATTTGCAATCGGATTAATGGCTTTGGCTGAGGCATCTGGGGTGGCTGTTCAATCTATGTTGACAGTTGGTGGCATTGGAG GAGTGGCCACTGCTTTTGCTGCGAGGGATATACTTGGAAATGTTTTAAGTGGCTTAACAATGCAGTTTTCACAACCCTTCTCACTTGGAGATACAATTAAG GCTGGTGCTATTGAAGGCCAAGTGATTGAAATGGGCCTCATGACGACATCATTATTAAGTGCTGAAAAATTCCCAATCGTTGttccaaattctctcttttctagCCAG GTAATTATAAACAAGTCGCGGGCGCAATGGCGTGCAATCACAAAGAAAATTCCTTTCCAAGTTGCTGATTTTAGTACGGTTTCTAAGATATCAGATGATATTAAGAGTATGCTTAGGTCTCACCCTAAGGTATTCTTGGGCAAGGAGGCTCCTTATTGCTTCCTCTCTCAAATTGAAAGTTCGTATGCAGAGCTGACAATTGGTTGCAACCTTAAAAGGATG GGTAAAGAAGAACTTTTCTCTACAGAGCAAGATATTCTCCTCCAGTCAGTACAGATcatgaaagaaaatggtgCAACCTTGGGTAACTGA